From Armatimonadota bacterium, the proteins below share one genomic window:
- a CDS encoding DinB family protein, whose translation MDHIVSWVVDRCDQTYRAGNWAGRGVQAAVADLGPQEAHWRPHPDQHTIAEIILHMAYWKDAVAARLSGAEWAYEETQDWRQVEPTAAGLAAALAELAAAHGRLMAQLRMLTAARLLDPVGNAWWSPSGRALLIDLVVDVATHDSYHAAQIFVLRRLHAGRPPA comes from the coding sequence GTGGACCACATCGTCTCGTGGGTTGTCGACAGGTGCGACCAGACCTACCGGGCCGGCAACTGGGCCGGACGGGGCGTGCAGGCGGCGGTGGCCGACCTCGGCCCGCAGGAGGCCCACTGGCGGCCGCACCCGGACCAGCACACGATCGCCGAGATCATCCTGCACATGGCCTACTGGAAGGACGCGGTGGCCGCGCGTCTGTCCGGAGCGGAGTGGGCCTATGAGGAGACCCAGGACTGGCGGCAGGTGGAACCGACCGCCGCGGGCCTGGCCGCCGCCCTGGCGGAGCTGGCCGCCGCCCACGGGCGCCTGATGGCCCAGTTGCGGATGCTGACGGCGGCGCGCCTGCTGGACCCGGTAGGCAACGCGTGGTGGTCGCCATCCGGCCGGGCGCTGCTGATCGATCTCGTGGTGGACGTGGCCACCCACGACAGCTACCACGCGGCCCAGATCTTCGTGCTGCGCCGGCTCCACGCCGGCCGCCCGCCTGCCTGA